In Panicum virgatum strain AP13 chromosome 4N, P.virgatum_v5, whole genome shotgun sequence, a single window of DNA contains:
- the LOC120671439 gene encoding protein-tyrosine-phosphatase IBR5-like isoform X3, with amino-acid sequence MRKRERENPCGICGHYHKYEEGEVCGVCGHRPPAAPAAGARQQDSAFPSEILKEFLFLGSYDNASRSELLKTIGVSHILNTVPLCQNLYRNSFTYHCLQEDKTLQFDDAIQFLEQCEREKARVLVHCMSGKSRSAAFVIAFLMKSRGWRLAQSFQWVKERRPQVHLSDGIPFGAASQL; translated from the exons ATGAGGAAGCGCGAGCGCGAGAACCCGTGCGGGATCTGCGGCCACTACCACAAGTACGAGGAGGGGGAGGTGTGCGGCGTCTGCGGCCACCGCccgcccgcggcgccggcggcgggggcgaggcagCAGGACTCCGCGTTCCCGTCGGAGATCCTCAAGGAGTTCCTCTTCCTCGGCAGCTACGACAACGCCTCCCGCTCCGAGCTCCTCAAGACCATCGGGGTCTCGCACATCCTCAAT ACTGTACCATTATGCCAAAACCTGTACCGGAATTCATTCACTTACCACTGCCTTCAAGAGGACAAAACTCTGCAGTTTGATGACGCAATCCAGTTTCTAG AACAATGTGAGAGGGAGAAAGCACGTGTCCTTGTGCATTGCATGTCAGGGAAAAGTAG GTCGGCCGCATTTGTTATAGCCttcttgatgaaatcaaggggTTGGAGACTGGCACAGTCTTTTCAGTGGGTCAAAGAACGGAGACCACAAGTACACCTATCTGATG
- the LOC120671439 gene encoding protein-tyrosine-phosphatase IBR5-like isoform X2: MRKRERENPCGICGHYHKYEEGEVCGVCGHRPPAAPAAGARQQDSAFPSEILKEFLFLGSYDNASRSELLKTIGVSHILNTVPLCQNLYRNSFTYHCLQEDKTLQFDDAIQFLEQCEREKARVLVHCMSGKSRSAAFVIAFLMKSRGWRLAQSFQWVKERRPQVHLSDGVHVRGGLILLCNSQTHS; this comes from the exons ATGAGGAAGCGCGAGCGCGAGAACCCGTGCGGGATCTGCGGCCACTACCACAAGTACGAGGAGGGGGAGGTGTGCGGCGTCTGCGGCCACCGCccgcccgcggcgccggcggcgggggcgaggcagCAGGACTCCGCGTTCCCGTCGGAGATCCTCAAGGAGTTCCTCTTCCTCGGCAGCTACGACAACGCCTCCCGCTCCGAGCTCCTCAAGACCATCGGGGTCTCGCACATCCTCAAT ACTGTACCATTATGCCAAAACCTGTACCGGAATTCATTCACTTACCACTGCCTTCAAGAGGACAAAACTCTGCAGTTTGATGACGCAATCCAGTTTCTAG AACAATGTGAGAGGGAGAAAGCACGTGTCCTTGTGCATTGCATGTCAGGGAAAAGTAG GTCGGCCGCATTTGTTATAGCCttcttgatgaaatcaaggggTTGGAGACTGGCACAGTCTTTTCAGTGGGTCAAAGAACGGAGACCACAAGTACACCTATCTGATG GTGTGCATGTGAGAGGTGGCCTGATCTTACTCTGTAATTCACAAACACATTCAtga